One genomic region from Pseudorca crassidens isolate mPseCra1 chromosome 11, mPseCra1.hap1, whole genome shotgun sequence encodes:
- the RAB5B gene encoding ras-related protein Rab-5B isoform X1: MGALRRGPGGLGARSWTVEAWKSPPLPPPPSAALWHPPPSTLSHSDNLAMTSRSTARPNGQPQASKICQFKLVLLGESAVGKSSLVLRFVKGQFHEYQESTIGAAFLTQSVCLDDTTVKFEIWDTAGQERYHSLAPMYYRGAQAAIVVYDITNQETFARAKTWVKELQRQASPSIVIALAGNKADLANKRMVEYEEAQAYADDNSLLFMETSAKTAMNVNDLFLAIAKKLPKSEPQNLGGAAGRSRGVDLHEQSQQNKSQCCSN, translated from the exons GACTGTTGAAGCCTGgaagtcccctcccctcccccctcccccctctgccGCTCTGTGGCATCCCCCTCCCTCTACCCTTTCCCATTCTGATAATCTAGCCATGACTAGCAGAAGCACAGCCAGGCCCAATGGGCAGCCCCAGGCCAGCAAAATATGCCAATTCAAATTGGTCCTGCTGGGTGAATCTGCAGTGGGGAAGTCTAGCCTGGTATTACGTTTTGTCAAAGGGCAGTTCCACGAGTACCAGGAGAGCACCATTGGAG CGGCCTTCCTCACCCAGTCGGTTTGTTTAGATGACACAACAGTCAAGTTTGAGATCTGGGACACAGCTGGGCAGGAGCGATACCATAGCTTGGCCCCCATGTACTACAGAGGTGCCCAAGCTGCAATTGTGGTTTATGACATTACTAATCAG GAAACCTTCGCCCGAGCAAAGACATGGGTAAAGGAACTACAGCGACAGGCCAGTCCTAGCATCGTTATTGCCCTGGCGGGGAACAAAGCTGACCTGGCCAACAAGCGCATGGTGGAGTACGAA GAGGCCCAGGCGTATGCAGATGACAACAGCTTATTGTTTATGGAGACTTCAGCCAAGACAGCTATGAACGTGAACGATCTCTTCCTGGCAATAG CTAAGAAGTTGCCAAAGAGTGAACCCCAGAATCTGGGGGGTGCAGCAGGCCGAAGCCGGGGTGTGGATCTCCATGAGCAGTCCCAGCAGAACAAGAGCCAGTGTTGTAGCAACTGA
- the SUOX gene encoding sulfite oxidase, mitochondrial encodes MLLLHRTVVPGLRQAYRLKSAPSRLCIRACSTNDSFQPQCSSHAISGDNSSTRGWRVMGTLLGLGAVLAYHDHRCRAAEESPRLYTREEVRSHSSPETGIWVTLGSEVFDVTEFVDLHPGGPSKLMLAAGGPLEPFWALYAVHNQSHVREILAQYKIGELSPDDKAASILKTSDPYADDPIRHPALKVNSQRPFNAEPPPELLTENYITPNPIFFTRNHLPVPNLDPDTYRLHVVGPPGGQSLCLSLDDLYQFPKHEITVTLQCAGNRRSEMTRFKEVRGLEWSAGAISTARWAGARLCDVLAQAGHQLSETEAHVCFEGLDSDPTGTAYGASIPLARAMDPEAEVLLAYEMNGQPLPRDHGFPVRVVVPGVVGARHVKWLGKVSVEPEESYSHWQRRDYKGFSPSVDWDTVDFDSAPSIQELPVQSAITQPKDGETIESGEVTVKGYAWSGGGRAVVRVDVSLDGGLTWQVAELDGEEQRARKAWAWRLWQLQAPVPAGKKELNIVCKAVDDSYNVQPDTVAPIWNLRGVLSNAWHRVHVHVAP; translated from the exons ATGCTGCTGCTGCACAGAACTGTGGTCCCAGGGCTCCGACAGGCCTACAG ACTCAAGTCAGCCCCTTCAAGGCTCTGCATTCGGGCCTGCTCTACGAATGATTCATTTCAGCCACAGTGCTCCAGCCATGCCATCTCTGGTGATAACTCCAGCACCAGGGGATGGAGAGTAATGGGGACTCTTCTAGGGCTTGGTGCAGTGTTGGCCTATCATGACCACCGGTGCAGG GCTGCTGAGGAATCACCACGCCTATACACGAGGGAGGAAGTGAGATCCCACAGCAGCCCTGAGACTGGGATCTGGGTGACTTTGGGCTCTGAGGTCTTTGATGTCACAGAATTTGTGGACCTACACCCAGGGGGTCCATCAAAGCTGATGCTAGCAGCCGGGGGTCCTCTAGAGCCCTTCTGGGCCCTCTATGCTGTTCACAACCAGTCCCACGTGCGAGAGATACTGGCTCAGTACAAGATTGGGGAGCTGAGCCCCGATGACAAGGCAGCCTCCATCTTGAAGACCTCTGACCCTTATGCTGACGATCCTATACGTCACCCAGCCCTGAAGGTCAACAGCCAGCGCCCCTTTAATGCGGAGCCCCCCCCTGAGCTGCTGACAGAAAACTACATCACACCCAACCCTATCTTCTTCACCCGGAATCATTTGCCTGTACCTAACCTTGACCCAGACACCTATCGCCTACATGTAGTAGGGCCACCTGGGGGTCAGTCACTGTGCCTATCCCTGGATGACTTGTACCAGTTCCCCAAGCACGAGATCACTGTCACTCTGCAGTGTGCTGGCAACCGGCGGTCTGAGATGACTCGGTTCAAAGAAGTAAGAGGTCTGGAGTGGAGTGCAGGGGCCATTAGCACTGCACGCTGGGCTGGGGCACGGCTCTGTGATGTGTTAGCCCAGGCTGGTCACCAGCTCTCTGAAACTGAGGCCCATGTCTGCTTTGAGGGACTGGACTCAGACCCCACAGGGACTGCCTATGGAGCATCCATCCCCCTGGCTCGGGCCATGGACCCTGAAGCTGAGGTCCTGTTGGCATATGAGATGAATGGGCAGCCTCTGCCTCGTGACCATGGCTTCCCTGTGCGGGTGGTGGTTCCTGGTGTGGTGGGTGCCCGCCATGTCAAATGGCTGGGCAAAGTGAGCGTGGAACCAGAGGAAAGTTACAGCCACTGGCAGCGGCGGGACTACAAAGGCTTCTCTCCATCTGTGGACTGGGACACTGTAGATTTTGACTCGGCTCCATCTATTCAGGAACTTCCTGTCCAGTCAGCCATCACACAGCCCAAAGATGGGGAGACAATAGAGTCAGGGGAGGTGACTGTCAAAGGCTATGCATGGAGTGGTGGAGGAAGAGCTGTGGTCAGGGTGGATGTGTCTCTGGATGGGGGCCTAACCTGGCAGGTGGCTGAGCTGGATGGAGAGGAACAGCGTGCCCGAAAGGCCTGGGCCTGGCGGCTATGGCAGCTGCAAGCCCCTGTGCCAGCTGGGAAAAAAGAATTGAACATCGTTTGTAAGGCTGTAGATGACAGCTACAATGTTCAGCCAGACACAGTGGCCCCAATCTGGAACCTGCGAGGCGTGCTCAGCAATGCCTGGCACCGTGTCCATGTCCATGTTGCTCCATGA
- the RAB5B gene encoding ras-related protein Rab-5B isoform X2, whose translation MTSRSTARPNGQPQASKICQFKLVLLGESAVGKSSLVLRFVKGQFHEYQESTIGAAFLTQSVCLDDTTVKFEIWDTAGQERYHSLAPMYYRGAQAAIVVYDITNQETFARAKTWVKELQRQASPSIVIALAGNKADLANKRMVEYEEAQAYADDNSLLFMETSAKTAMNVNDLFLAIAKKLPKSEPQNLGGAAGRSRGVDLHEQSQQNKSQCCSN comes from the exons ATGACTAGCAGAAGCACAGCCAGGCCCAATGGGCAGCCCCAGGCCAGCAAAATATGCCAATTCAAATTGGTCCTGCTGGGTGAATCTGCAGTGGGGAAGTCTAGCCTGGTATTACGTTTTGTCAAAGGGCAGTTCCACGAGTACCAGGAGAGCACCATTGGAG CGGCCTTCCTCACCCAGTCGGTTTGTTTAGATGACACAACAGTCAAGTTTGAGATCTGGGACACAGCTGGGCAGGAGCGATACCATAGCTTGGCCCCCATGTACTACAGAGGTGCCCAAGCTGCAATTGTGGTTTATGACATTACTAATCAG GAAACCTTCGCCCGAGCAAAGACATGGGTAAAGGAACTACAGCGACAGGCCAGTCCTAGCATCGTTATTGCCCTGGCGGGGAACAAAGCTGACCTGGCCAACAAGCGCATGGTGGAGTACGAA GAGGCCCAGGCGTATGCAGATGACAACAGCTTATTGTTTATGGAGACTTCAGCCAAGACAGCTATGAACGTGAACGATCTCTTCCTGGCAATAG CTAAGAAGTTGCCAAAGAGTGAACCCCAGAATCTGGGGGGTGCAGCAGGCCGAAGCCGGGGTGTGGATCTCCATGAGCAGTCCCAGCAGAACAAGAGCCAGTGTTGTAGCAACTGA